The Scomber scombrus chromosome 5, fScoSco1.1, whole genome shotgun sequence genome window below encodes:
- the si:dkeyp-97b10.3 gene encoding uncharacterized protein si:dkeyp-97b10.3, with product MVAEMASCGAACHLENGDGDIPAPENKDNLTESDSSSSENAGTSTEESSEEEEEEDLEACAEKDEGEEDNEEADAEGSKDEFNPGPKAEVPNGKDEGNFKSCCEKCKAIQQSHGNELVTPRRISKGRLQVQLEAEGTYECSVTGMVFEASERVLVRYSVLSWSKFGAFLQDSWKFAGPIFNVDTVNKDASVLKSIQFPHSVCLADKENEMTFSVLHIKDNRPVIEPTMDHSGSHVKWRVSSLSPVGPIIQTNQSVEHHGVVLIYKQLGSDISNNNYSFHIYLATNSSSDIKDISKQVRCYKNRYIRIEKPPTCKLDEGTYRLMSEPEGEIKPEDLKFTLAVTKMKGYFEAFFEQPPPFKLSLIEMNTEETVWSATIREGDCLDNKEKKPRKRTNSRQRSSSHSEEETACKRSRWQDESDGVKTAATQGQDMSEKQLLQVAKRLGKEWKQVAIFLEVSSGKLDEIQAGEKDVTMQKLKMLLEWKSRRRPGEATAAHLWESVKDLDDLPNEVDHTLRDMMGN from the exons ATGGTGGCAGAGATGGCGAGCTGCGGAGCGGCTTGTCATCTGGAGAACGG AGACGGAGATATCCCCGCACCTGAAAACAAAG ATAATCTGACAGAAAGTGACAGCAGCAGTTCAG AGAACGCAGGAACATCCACTGAGGAAAGctctgaggaagaagaggaggaggacttAG AAGCCTGCGCTGAgaaagatgaaggagaggaag ACAATGAAGAGGCCGATGCTGAGGGGTCAAAAGATG AGTTCAACCCTGGACCTAAAGCAGAGGTTCCAAATGGGAAAG ATGAGGGGAACTTCAAATcatgctgtgaaaaatgcaaagCCATACAGCAG AGCCATGGCAATGAGCTCGTTACTCCCAGGAGGATCTCGAAGGGGCGATTGCA ggtgCAGCTGGAGGCAGAGGGCACATATGAGTGTTCAGTCACCGGCATGGTGTTTGAAGCATCGGAGCGGGTCCTTGTGCGGTACTCTGTCTTGTCCTGGTCCAAGTTTGGTGCATTCCTCCAGGACTCCTGGAAGTTTGCTGGGCCGATATTTAACGTGGACACAGTCAACAAGGATGCATCCGTCCTCAAGTCCATTCAGTTCCCTCACTCTGTCTGCCTGGCTG ATAAAGAAAATGAGATGACATTCAGCGTCCTGCACATAAAGGACAACCGTCCAGTCATTGAGCCGACGATGGACCACTCAGGCAGCCATGTTAAGTGGCGTGTGTCGTCCCTCTCCCCTGTGGGTCCCATCATCCAGACCAACCAGTCTGTAGAGCACCACGGGGTGGTCCTGATCTACAAACAGCTGGGCAGTGacatcagcaacaacaactacagCTTCCACATTTACCTGGCCACCAACAGCTCGTCTGACAtcaag GATATATCCAAGCAGGTGCGGTGCTACAAGAACCGCTACATTCGGATAGAGAAGCCTCCCACTTGTAAACTGGATGAAGGGACGTATCGTCTAATGAGTGAGCCAGAAGGGGAGATCAAACCtgag GATTTGAAATTCACTCTTGCAGTGACTAAGATGAAAGGCTACTTTGAAGCTTTCTTTGAGCAGCCTCCTCCTTTTAAATTGTCTCTAATAGAGATGAACACTGAGGAGACTGTATGGTCCGCCACCATCAGAGAAG GGGACTGTTTggataacaaagaaaaaaagcctagaaaaagaacaaaca gcagacagaggagcagcagcCACTCAGAAGAAGAAACGGCCTGTAAAAGATCTCGATGGCAGGATGAGTCAG ACGGAGTGAAAACGGCAGCAACTCAGGGCCAGGACATGTCAGAAAAACAGCTACTGCAGGTGGCAAAACGGCTGGGGAAGGAATGGAAGCAGGTGGCCATCTTTCTCGAAGTGAGCTCCGGTAAGCTGGATGAGATCCAGGcaggagagaaagatgtgacCATGCAAAAGCTGAAGATGCTGCTGGAGTGGAAGAGCAGGAGACGGCCGGGAGAGGCCACGGCAGCCCACCTGTGGGAGAGTGTGAAGGATCTGGATGACTTGCCAAATGAGGTCGATCACACACTGCGAG ACATGATGGGCAACTGA
- the il12a gene encoding interleukin-12 subunit alpha gives MANFHFYFASCVLLLTLSWRTSTGLPVRTLDAENCAQCSVLFKSLLLNITELLNNDLLCYGIRSDKVALRSNAETVLTCAPALTQNSGCIMQRNSPFSESECLRNIMKDLGYYAAAIDSYFNFPLRRSEEEKSLLKPTLGMIQTLRKNCSLMPDAGNDSSEENPAQMWGNDSFNNRQEMCKMMRGFHIRTITINRAMGYISSGDHMQ, from the exons ATGGCAAACTTTCATTTCT ACTTCGCcagctgtgtgctgctgctgacttTGAGCTGGCGTACATCTACAGGACTCCCGGTGCGCACTCTGGACGCAGAGAATTGTGCACAATGCTCAGTGCTCTTCAAGAGCCTCTTGCTCAATATAACTGAGCTTCTCAACAAT GATCTTTTGTGTTATGGCATCCGATCCGACAAAGTGGCGCTGAGGAGTAATGCTGAGACAGTGCTGACCTGCGCACCCGCTCTGACACAG AATTCAGGTTGCATAATGCAAAGAAATTCACCCTTCAGTGAG AGTGAATGTCTGCGTAACATCATGAAGGACTTGGGTTACTATGCTGCTGCTATTGATTCCTACTTCAATTTTCCGCTCAGACGTTCTGAGGAAGAAAAGTCACTTCTGAAACCAACCCTGGGAATGATACAGACCCTGAGGAAG AACTGCTCCCTGATGCCAGACGCAGGGAATGACTCCTCTGAG GAGAACCCTGCCCAGATGTGGGGAAACGACAGCTTCAATAACAGGCAGGAGATGTGTAAGATGATGAGAGGTTTCCACATTCGAACCATCACCATCAACAGAGCTATGGGCTACATCTCCTCAGGAGACCACATGCagtaa